One Mercurialis annua linkage group LG3, ddMerAnnu1.2, whole genome shotgun sequence DNA window includes the following coding sequences:
- the LOC126674850 gene encoding uncharacterized protein At3g49055 — protein sequence MDATTITENHPQTKIYGSDQLSTIRAVKGCLAEIIRCLDDEGSVEVEEAQDSELMDIYEELTSIASVAKSKVKEFKEKKKNERKQLESSTIVSLTEENGDINNLLRVALLEKAAVENKVKGNTEQKRMALLQIAEMGLQRVGFGFLMGSGRTALSGESWGATTAPASTTASVKSDGSDYEEEVISLASTVERIMKNLRREINQLRRSLEESRSDAQRLQSLTEKQAQQIADNKMYIKELEDKETVFVQNVDELLIVIKETEADAARWREACELEVEAGKYQIQELDKLVGIMKLELEKTKAALEISNGKLKLKEELANAAMAAQAAAEKSLQLADSRSVVLQQRVEELRRQLEEAESRERSRRKVRHICCWPWRARMVPEMQPLLHHSL from the exons ATGGATGCTACAACCATTACTGAGAACCACCCACAAACCAAAATCTACGGCTCCGATCAGCTCTCAACTATTAGGGCGGTGAAGGGTTGTTTAGCTGAGATAATACGGTGTTTAGATGATGAGGGTAGTGTTGAAGTGGAAGAAGCACAAGACAGTGAACTAATGGACATTTATGAAGAGTTAACTTCAATTGCAAGTGTGGCAAAATCAAAAGTGAAAGAGttcaaagaaaagaagaagaatgagaGAAAGCAATTAGAGAGCAGTACTATAGTGAGCTTGACTGAGGAGAATGGTGATATTAACAATTTGTTAAGGGTTGCTTTGTTGGAGAAAGCGGCGGTGGAGAATAAAGTGAAAGGGAATACTGAGCAAAAGAGGATGGCTTTGCTACAGATTGCAGAGATGGGATTGCAGAGAGTAGGGTTTGGTTTTCTGATGGGAAGTGGACGTACTGCGCTATCAGGAGAGAGCTGGGGAGCTACCACCGCTCCGGCCAGCACTACTGCCAGTGTCAAATCAGACGGGAGTGACTATGAAGAGGAGGTTATTAGTCTA GCCTCAACAGTTGAGAGAATAATGAAGAATTTGCGACGTGAAATCAATCAATTGAGAAGATCCTTGGAAGAGTCTAG GTCAGATGCTCAGCGACTACAGAGTCTAACAGAGAAACAAGCTCAGCAAATTGCAGACAACAAAATGTACATTAAAGAATTGGAAGATAAAGAGACAGTGTTTGTTCAAAAT GTAGATGAGCTTCTAATAGTAATAAAAGAAACTGAAGCAGATGCTGCTCGATGGAGAGAAGCCTGTGAATTGGAAGTAGAAGCTGGAAAATACCAGATTCAAGAACTTGACAAACTG GTTGGCATAATGAAGCTAGAACTGGAAAAAACAAAGGCTGCATTAGAGATATCAAATGGAAAGTTAAAACTGAAAGAAGAACTGGCAAATGCTGCAATGGCTGCACAGGCAGCAGCAGAGAAATCGCTGCAATTGGCTGACAGCAGGAGTGTAGTACTCCAACAACGCGTCGAGGAACTAAGGAGACAACTAGAAGAAGCGGAGAGCAGAGAGCGTAGCCGGCGTAAAGTGAGGCATATATGTTGTTGGCCATGGAGAGCAAGAATGGTACCAGAAATGCAGCCCTTACTTCACCACAGCCTGTGA
- the LOC126673589 gene encoding probable prolyl 4-hydroxylase 12 has product MASGLHIFLFMALTASAPFSINFAESRKKLRDKEEVKHGAINQSGSSSIQTNNRINHRHVVQLSWRPRVFLYKDFLTDEECDHLISLRQGLKETSAVKGDGSSNTVENNIQLPSSKSVLNINDNLLARIDEKISAWTFIPKGYGMPLEVMHYGLEEANHHSDYFSNRTLISKVPLMATLVLYLSNVTQGGEILFPETEPKNKVWSDCTKGSSKMLRPVKGNAVLFFNVHLNASHDTSSTHARCPVLEGEMWSATKHFLIRAIDTKEEKSLPESDAIDCTDEDANCPKWAELGECQRNPVFMTGSPDYYGTCRRSCNAC; this is encoded by the exons ATGGCTTCCGGACTTCACATTTTCCTTTTCATGGCGCTAACAGCTTCAGCTCCGTTCTCTATTAATTTCGCAGAAAG CCGGAAGAAATTAAGGGACAAGGAAGAGGTGAAACATGGAGCGATTAACCAATCAGGAAGCTCATCAATTCAAACTAATAACAGAATTAACCACCGGCATGTCGTTCAGCTCTCTTGGCGACCAAG GGTGTTCTTGTATAAAGACTTTCTGACTGATGAGGAGTGTGATCATCTTATTTCTTTG AGGCAAGGTTTGAAAGAGACATCAGCTGTAAAGGGCGATGGTTCTAGTAATACTGTGGAGAATAATATACAGCTTCCAAGCTCAAAATCAGTTCTGAATATTAAT GATAATTTACTTGCAAGGATTGATGAAAAAATTTCAGCCTGGACCTTTATTCCCAAAG GGTACGGCATGCCCCTCGAGGTCATGCATTATGGGCTTGAAGAGGCCAATCATCATTCTGATTATTTCAGTAACAGAACATTGATTTCAAAAGTGCCTTTAATGGCAACTCTAGTTTTATACCTATCAAATGTGACTCAAGGTGGTGAAATTCTCTTTCCTGAGACAGAG CCAAAAAACAAGGTTTGGTCTGACTGCACAAAGGGCAGTAGCAAAATGCTAAGACCTGTCAAAGGAAATGCTGTGCTGTTTTTCAACGTGCACCTGAATGCATCCCACGACACCAGTAGCACCCACGCTCGATGTCCTGTCCTAGAGGGGGAGATGTGGAGTGCAACTAAGCATTTCCTCATAAGAGCCATCGATACAAAGgaggaaaaatccctgcctgaaTCAGACGCCATCGACTGCACCGATGAGGACGCTAATTGTCCTAAGTGGGCTGAACTTGGGGAATGCCAAAGAAATCCAGTTTTCATGACAGGTTCTCCTGATTATTATGGTACATGTCGAAGAAGCTGTAATGCGTGTTGA
- the LOC126673588 gene encoding uncharacterized protein LOC126673588 — translation MSIICGIPLLECVYCLACARWAWKRCLHSAGHDSETWGLATAEEFDPVPRLCKYILAVYEDDLRAPLWEPPGGYGINPDWVILRKTYEDTRGRAPPYILYLDHDHCDIVLAIRGLNLAKESDYAVLLDNKLGKRKIDGGYVHNGLLKAAGWVLDAESEILKELLKKYANYSLTFAGHSLGSGVAAMLTLAVVLNQDKLGNIERKRVRCYAIAPARCMSLNLAVRYADVINSVVLQDDFLPRTATPLEDIFKSLFCLPCLLCLRCMRDTCIPEEKMIKDPRRLYAPGRLYHIVERKPLRCGRFPPVVRTAVPVDGRFEHIVLSCNATSDHAIIWIEREATRALNIMLEKDQTMGIPAKQRMERQETMVREHTEEYNAALQRAVILAVPHAMSHSRYGTFEEQKQDEELTEDDSSKSSGESSFGSSRQSRPKENWDELIERLFEKDESGHMVLKKSQRDK, via the exons ATGTCAATTATATGTGGCATACCTCTCCTTGAGTGTGTCTACTGCCTAGCATGTGCACGTTGGGCATGGAAACGCTGTCTCCATTCTGCAGGTCACGACAGTGAGACATGGGGACTTGCAACTGCTGAAGAGTTTGATCCTGTCCCACGTTTATGTAAGTACATTCTAGCTGTTTATGAGGATGATTTAAGGGCTCCCCTCTGGGAGCCTCCTGGCGGGTATGGGATTAACCCGGATTGGGTAATTCTGCGTAAAACGTATGAGGATACCCGCGGAAGGGCTCCTCCGTATATTTTGTATCTAGATCATGATCATTGTGATATAGTTCTTGCCATTCGGGGGCTTAATTTGGCGAAAGAGAGTGATTATGCTGTGCTTTTAGATAATAAGCTAGGGAAAAGGAAGATTGATGGGGGGTATGTTCATAATGGATTGTTGAAGGCTGCTGGGTGGGTTTTGGATGCTGAGAGTGAGATTTTGAAGGAGTTGCTGAAGAAATATGCGAATTATAGTTTGACTTTTGCGGGTCATTCCCTTGGTTCTGGGGTGGCTGCTATGTTGACATTAGCAGTGGTGTTAAACCAGGATAAGTTGGGGAACATTGAGAGAAAGAGAGTTAGGTGCTATGCTATTGCACCGGCAAGATGTATGTCGCTTAATTTGGCAGTTAGATACGCGGATGTTATTAATTCTGTTGTATTGCAG GATGATTTTTTACCACGGACGGCCACACCTTTGGAAGACATTTTCAAATCTCTTTTCTG TTTACCATGCCTACTTTGTCTAAGATGCATGAGGGATACATGTATACCTGAGGAGAAGATGATCAAAGATCCAAGGAGGCTGTATGCACCTGGTCGCCTCTATCACATTGTTGAGAGAAAGCCTTTAAG ATGTGGAAGATTTCCCCCTGTTGTTAGGACAGCTGTGCCAGTGGATGGGAGGTTTGAGCATATAGTTCTGTCCTGTAATGCCACTTCTGATCATGCAATAATATGGATTGAGAGAGAAGCCACGAGGGCACTGAAT ATAATGCTAGAGAAAGATCAAACAATGGGGATCCCGGCAAAGCAAAGAATGGAAAGGCAAGAGACAATGGTCAGAGAACATACTGAGGAGTACAATGCTGCATTACAGAGGGCTGTTATCCTAGCCGTGCCACATGCTATGTCACATTCGCGATACGGAACTTTTGAAGAGCAGAAGCAGGATGAAGAGCTAACAGAAGATGACTCAAGCAAATCAAGCGGGGAATCTTCTTTCGGATCTTCTAGGCAAAGCAGGCCAAAAGAGAACTGGGATGAATTGATCGAACGCCTGTTTGAGAAGGACGAATCAGGTCATATGGTGCTCAAGAAGTCACAGAGAGATAAATGA